CAGCTGGCCCCCTGCGGGCCGCATTTCACCACGCAGCCGCCGCGTCCGCTCAGCTGCTGCGCCAGCCATTGCGCACTTTGCGTCAGATTCTCTGCCGCCGCCAATCCGCGTGTTTCCACTTCATTGAGCAGCAGCCAGTCGCACAGCGGCAGCCACTGCATCACCTGCTGGCGCACCTCGTCGCTCCAGCCTTGCGGTGGCCAACCGGTATCAACGGCGGTGATAAAGCCGCGTTGCTGCAGTTCGCCAAGCAGCGCGGGATATTCGTCATACAAGTGCAGACACAAGAAGGTACCGCACAGCAGCACGATATCGCCGTCAGCCGCGGTAGTGGGCAGCTGATCCAGCACATCCTGCGCGCTGAGTTTCACGATATGCCCGAGATTGCTGAGGAAAGAGCGTTCATGATCCGAATGCGTGACGCCAACCGTGAGTGAGGTTTCACAGCTGTAGCGCGTCCAGTGCGCGGCGCTGTGGGGAAAATGGCTCGCCAGCCAGGCGCTTAGGCCATCGTTGCCCTGATTGGCCACCGCGCGATGGCGCACCTGCATCGCTTCCAGTGCCAGCGCGCAGTTGCCGGCCGATCCGCCAGGGCGCAGCTCGCTGTGATTGAGCATCACTTCGGTGCCGCGCTGCGGCCAGCTATCCAGCGTGCCCATGATCAAATCGACATTAATGTTACCCACCACGTAGAGCGTGGCGGTGAGTTTATGTTCCATCATCCTTTACTCCCGCCACTGGCAAGGCCGCTGACCAGCGTCTTTTGCAGCCAGATGGCAATAAACAGCGGTGGCACAGAGGCCAGAATGCCAACGGCGGCGATCAAGCCGTCATCGGTGGCGCGACCGGCAGTGAATCCGGCAATGGTGACCGGCAAGGTTTGTGCTGCGATGTTGCTGGTGAACAGCAGCGCGTAGAAAAATTCGTCCCACGCCAGCAGCCAGCCAAACAGCGCCGCGGCGCCCAGCACCGGCTTGGCCAGCGGTAGCGTGATGCGCAGCAGAACCTGCCAGACGCGCAAACCATCCAGCCGTGCCGCCTGCTCAATATCCTGCGGCAGCGTATCGAACTGGTTTTTCAGCATCCAGGTCAGGAACGGCAGAATCAGCGAGCAGTAAACGATGATCAGCCCAGGCCGCGTGTTCAACAGATCAAACTGCTGTAACAGGAAGTAGAGCGGCAACACAAACGCCACCGGTGGCACCATATAGATAGCCAGCGAAGCGAACAGCCAGCCGTCGCGACCGCGATAACGTGAGAAGCTGAACGCTGCCGGAATGGCCAGCAACAAGCAGATCAGGGTCGCGCCGGTGGCCACCAGCAAACTGTTCCCCAGCGCATGCAGGAACAGCACGCCAGGCTGGCCAGGTTCCAGCGACAGCAGTTTGCCGTAGCGGGTGAAATCCCACTGGCGCGGCAGCCACTCCAGCGGCACGCGGGTAAGATCGCTGGCGGCGCTGACGCTCATCAAAAACAGCCAACCCATTGGCGCCAGCACTGAAAACGCCACCAGCAGTGCGGCAGCATATTTGCCGACATGACGTAATTTAAGCTTCATGCGCGCTTCCTTTGCGGCGCTGCCGCCACAGTAACAGCATGTAAAGCGTGATCAGCACCGCGCACAGCAAGGTCATCAACATCGCATAGGCCGCACCGCTGCCGGCACGCAGATAGCTGAATGACTCCTGATAAACGTAGAAACTGAGGGTTTTGGTGCTATCAACCGGGCCGCCACGCGTCATCACATAAATGATGTCGAAGATTTTGAAGGCGTCGATGGTACGTAGCACCAATGCCACGCTGAGCGGACCGACAATCGCCGGGAAGGTGATGGCACGAAAACGGCGCCATGCCGATGCCCCATCCAGCCGCGCGGCTTCGAACAGGTCGTCCGGTATGGATTGCAGCGCTGCCAGTACCAGCAAGGTCACCAGCGGATAGTTTTTCCAGATATCGGCAAACATCACTGCATTGAGCGCCGAATCGGGCGAGCCCAGCCAGCTGCGATAGCCGTCAATGACGCCGAGTTGCGTCAGCAGGGCGTTGATACTGCCGTAATCTGGGTTGAAATTCAGGCGCCACATCATGGCGTTAACGATGGTTGGCAGTGCCCACGGCAGAATCACCAGCACGCGCAGCACGTTGCGTCCGGCGAATTTCTGATTCAGCAACAGTGCCACCAGCACGCCAATCACCCCCTCAATCGCCACCGACACCACGGTGAAATAGAGCGTGCGCCACAGTGAACTGCGAAAATCTTCATCGGTAATGGCGAACAGGTAGTTTTCCAGACCAATCCAGCCCGGCGCATCACCGCTGCCAATTAAGGCCGCATCGGTGAAGCTCAGCCAGATGGTGCGTAACAGCGGCCATGCGGTGAGTAACAGCATCACCAACAGCATGGGTGCCAGCAGCACCCATGCCTGCCGTTGTTCGCGTTGACGCAAACTCAGCATTGTTGCCCCTTAGCGCAGACGCGCCGCACTCTTATCTACCGCCTGCAGCGCGGCATCTGGCGTCGCGCTGCCGACCAGCACCTGCTGCAACTGCTGCTGCAGGGTATTGGAGAGGCGTGAATAATCGGCGGTTTCCGGACGCGACAGCATCACGTTGAGCGACTTATCCGCGGCGGCGATCAGGCTTTCCTGATTTTTCAGCACCGCCGGATCCTGATACGAACTTTTCCAGATGGGCAGACTCAGCGTGGCGTATTTGTTCTGCACCGGCTGTGAGGTCATGTAGCTAATGTATTGCCATGCCTGATCTGCATGTGTGCTGCCTTTGGTGATGCCGAGGCCCATCGAACCGTTTACCGCACCAAATTTGCCTGGCGCGTCGCCCGGCGCTGGAACGATACCCACCTGGCCGGCGACCTTACTCTGTTTCGGATCGTTGGCCATGTTGTACATGTAGGTCCAGTTGAGCGCGAAGGCCGCATCACCGTTGGAGAAGGCTTTACGCACGTCCTCTTCCAGATACTCGCGCGAGGCCGGATTGCTCAAGCCTTCATCCAGCGAGCTTTTCATCAGCTTGACCGCTTGCAGCGAGGCAGGTGAGGAAAAATCGAGTTTGTCGTTGTTATAGAATTTGCCGCCGAAGCCGGATACCAACGTGGTGTAATCACACACCAGCGCTTCTGCCTGCGACCAGCTCCACACCAGCGGATATTTGACGATATTTTTCTGCTTGATGATGCGCGCATCGTCCATCACCTGCTGCCAGGTTTGTGGCGGCGTGGTGATACCGGCTTTTTCCAGCATCGCTTTGTTGTAATAGAGATATTTGGTATCAAGGATCCACGGCATGCCGAGGGTTTTACCTTTGAACTGCACGGTGTTCATCGCGCCAGGAAAAATCTGCCCTTTTTCGTCGGCACTGATACGGCTGCTAACATCCTGCAGCAGATCAAACTTGGTGAATTCCGCCGGCCAGATGGCGTCAAACAGCACCACATCGTAGCCGTTACCGCCTGCACCACGCGCTGCGACAATTTTGTCGTGCAGGGCTTCGTACGGCACAAACTCAAGATTAACCTGCACGTCCGGGTGCGCTTTCTGAAACTCCTGCGTCATCGCGCGAATATCATTTTCGCTGTACGCCGCCTGCGTCATAAACAGCGCATTTAACGTGGTTGCCGCCGCCGCGCTGCCAACGCTGGCTAACAGAACCGCTGCAAAACAACCTTTTATGACTGGATTGAATCGGATTTTCATGGTGTTTCCGCCTTGAAGCTAATGGAAAGCAATTTATTAAATCAATTTGATGGATTTAATAATGCGCACAGGTTGTCAGATTGCTGCAGCTGACATCGGGTAGCTAAAGCAATTGACGTGCCAGGGCATAAATCTCGAATGCCGCTGGACACTTTTTGGCACAGATTTTTGTGGCTGTCAGGTAAACAGGTTGTAAATTGTGTGGCCGATCATAGATATTCAGGCGGGTATAAATGAGGGCAAGCCTAAGAGGTCGCAATAACTCTTTTCAGGATGCATGGTTTTGGTGCAGATGCATTGTGCATTGCGACATTAACGCGCATGGCACAATGGCAAAATAACGTCATAAGGCCAGATGGACCCCTTTCGCTTATCACCGCACCAGGTCATTTCGTATAAAGGGTTAACGATAGGTCATGGTAAATGACGCCGTGGCGCTCACCGAGCCTGACTGGGCATTCGCTGAGGTCATGTAATATGCGGCTTTAAAGGGAATATGAACGACCTCCCCTGGCGAGGTTGTCGTGCCGTACTTAATGAGCCTGCCGAATTGAACGGGCATATCGTTATATTTCAGCTGAATGCCCAGACCTTTTGCTGTCGAGCTGCTGTTTAACCCCAATACTCCGTTGGCAGGATCGGCAAGCGGGCTGACGTTATCCAGCGTCACATTTACTGCGGTCTGTTCACTGCAGATAAGCGGTATGGAAAACGTCACCGGATTTTGGGTGCTGCCCACGCCGTTAAACTTCGGCAACAGCGCAATCCCCATATTAATATTCAAATTTTTATCTTCTATCTGACAGGATGCGGTGCTGATATTCATCGGCGAAAATATATATTTATAAAGCGGCAGGCGTGTAATGTTATTACTGACCGGCGTGCTGTATTCCATATTTAGCGTCAGCGCGGGTATTGAGCCCGTCGCCGGGGTGGTGCTAGTTTTGATCAGCTCAAAGGTATCCGTGAACGTTGATACGCCATTCTGGAGGATCCCTCGCCTCCAGCTCGCGTTATTAAGGTTCATTCGTGAGACAAACTCGCTGGTTCCCGTGGTGCTGGAAAAGTTCTTCCAGCGGATGCCAATGCCCTGAACCTCTGTCGCCCGCACGTTGGCCAGCGGCGAGGTGCCATAATCCGCATTCGACCCAGAGAGCTGAATAAACCACGAGCCATCGTAGCCAATTACCTGTCCCTCAGGATCACATTGCATGGGATTACTGGTGGTTATGGTTGCTAATACTGTCCCAACGGGCGCATCCCGCTGAACAACAATATTGTTATCAAAGTTGATCGATACGTCGTTTGCAGAACACAGCGCAAAGGCATTTAGAGAGATAGCGCTACCCATAGCAGCCGTCGAAATTTTAAATACATTGGACATCTTATGTTCCTTCATTATAGGCGAGGCGTAGGCCTTCTCTCGCAAAAGTAATAGTGCGAATCAACGCAATGAGAAATTTAACGACAAGCTGCGGTGGTGCGCTGAATTTTACCCGGTAACGTGTTCAGGGTTATTTTGGCGCGGCAGGTTTTCGCTCCCCACTGTACCGCCAGGCCGTCACCGTCATTCAGGCCGCTCATATAGACCTCGCCGTCGCTTCCCACAATGCTCATCGCATCGCTTTCGTCGAGCTTTGCCATCGCGCCAAAGGGCACCGGCGAGTTCTGATACATCAGCGTTATCAAGGCCCGACCCCCTGTTCGCGCATTGAACGTAGCGCGCACCACGGCGCCGCGCGTAGGCACGACGTTGACCACAGACTCGGCAACATCCACGTCCGCCCCCAGCGAACCCGTGTCTAGCGCAATCCGGTTTTCCTGATAGGCACTGGCATAGGGCACCACCGCGTAGCCGCGCCAGTCCGTTTTAACGCCGGGGTTATTGCGCACCCTCACGCCGGATGCGCCCTGCGCTTCAAGCAGCACAACGGTATCTCCCAGCGGCTGAGAGAACGTCACGCCATGCTCATGGGCGACGATCCCACCCTGCAGGCCGAAATTCAGCTGGCTGTTCTGTCGGCTGTGGTTGTAGCCTGCGCTCACGGTGCCGTAGCCACCTTTATAGGTTCCACTTAGGGAGCTTCTGGATTCCCCACCCGAAGAGGTATAGCCCTGTTGGACCAGATAGCTCAGGTTATTATCGGCGAGCGCGGTGCCGCTCAGACCCACCTGGTGCGTTTCAGGACCGTTCTTTTGCATATTCACGCTGTAGTTGCCCCAGCTTTGCGGTAGCCATTTGCTCAGCGGCACCTGCAGGCTAAAGGCGACAATCTGATCCTTACGATCTTTGCCTGGCGTTTCGCTGTAGGTGTAGCCGAGCGAGTAATTGATATCGCTAATACTGGTGTTAAAGCCGGTGCTGACGTTGCGTTCATAGCCCCGCTTGCTCCAGTAATCCTGCTGGTATGCCGAGATATAAAAATTTCCCCAGCTTTGCAGCGACTGGCTGAGGTTGAGTTGCAGTCGACTTCGCTTGTTGTAACGCTGGCTGCTGAATTCATTCACTTCCTGAAAGGTATAAAACCCTTCCGTGGAGTAGCGATAGCTGGCGAGCGTCACGGTGGTGTCGGTCGTGGCCACCGTTTTCGAATACTGCACGCGATAGGACTGCCCCCGGCTGCGGCGGTTTTTCTCATCAACGAGTTGGCTATCGGCTGCGGTAATGTCCGCCGACAGCGAGCCTATATCGCCAAAGCTGAGGCCGGTACCAAGTACTCCGGACACATAGTTGCTTGCCCCCAGGACGCCGCCGTATAGCGTGAGATTATTGGAGAGGCCATACGCCAGTGTGCCCAGGCCGAATGAGGGGCTTTGCGCGCCATTCTTCGTGGTTCGGTACTCACCTGCGCTCAGCGCATACTTCACGCGTCCTTCCCGCAGCATGACGGGAACCGCAGAGAAGGGCTGCACGAAATGCTGGACGCTACCGTCGGCTTCTGTAACGACAATGTCCAAATCGCCGCTCGCCGACGTAGGATAGAGATCGCGAATTTCAAAGCTGCCTGGCGCCACGTAGGTTTGATAAACCGTGTAGCCGTTTTGCTTCACGGTAACCGTGGCGTTGGTGCGGGCGATTCCCCGAATGATGGGGGCGAATCCGCGCATGCTCTCCGGCAGCATGGTGTCATCGGAAAAAATCTGCGCGCCGCGAAACATCACGCTATCAAACACCTCGCCGGGTGTGCTGGTTTCCCCCAGCTGAAACTGCCCTCGCAAAAACTGGACGTCACGGCTCAGGGTGGTATTTAGAGACGAAAATGACTGTTTTCCGTTGTTTTTCGTCGCGATGCTGTAGTTACGCAGGCGCCACGGCCCCGCGTTAATACCGCTTTGCAGGTTGGTATACAACTGCTCCTGCGTCTCACCATCCCTGCTCCAGTTGCGCGACCCGTTGATGCTGTAATTTACCAGCAATGCAGAAATGCCCTGGTTCCAGAGCGACGGGTCAACGGTGCCGCGCGCGCGCGCGTCAAGCGCCGATTGAGGGATCGAGATGTCCAGTCTCTGCTTGTCAAAATCCAGGCGGGTGGTGGCATCCGGTATAAATGCGCCGGGATCGGTAATAATGACCTCGGCCGGCAGCAGGGCCAATTCAGGAAATGCCTTAACCCTGACGCCGAGTGATTCCAGCACTCCACGGTTAAGCTCCGGCGCCAGCCCAAAACCTTTTACAGGTACAAAAGAGATATTTTCCGTTCGGATATAATTTTCATTAAGCCATATTTCCACCCTGTAGGTGCCGGGTAACTGCTCTCCACGCTCGAAGCGGCCCAGATCGATGCCACCGGAAGTCGAGTGTGTTTTTTCAAGCGCATCGGCCATGAAATAAAGATCGCCCGCGGCTGCGGGGAAAACACCCGAAATAAAAAGTGCTATCGTCGAGAGTTGACTTACGCGGTGAGGCCACGAGTCAGAGAAAAATGCATATCGAGAAAAAGAAACAGTATTCACCTTGCTTACCTGCGCGAGTGACATAGCGTATTGTTAATATTTTTTATTTCAGCATCTGGCGCTTTTCTGTGGTTACTCCACCAAAATCATTTATCGCTTTCCAGGCCACCTGATTTCCACTTCCTTCCATCGTCTCGGAACTAAAGGGTGAAATCATTGGCGGCTGCGCAATGGTCCTATTGCCAACCTTTAATGAATAAAGAGAAACATAAAACGGTGTCGGATTAATAATCACTAAGCGTTCACCACGTTGCTCAAATTTTAATTGCGTCCATGCCTCACCTGCTTTTTCTGACGACAAATTTGCAGGCCGATAGAAAAGTTTCATGCGCGTCTTAACGGCAATGAGCAGCCGATTTTCATCTGACCGAGTCATCGAGGGAATAGACTTAACGTTTAGCCAAAAAATAGATTCGCGATTTTCAGGTAGCTTCTTCTCGCCGGTATAAATGACCCGCAGCGTATTTTCATGGCCACCATCGAGGCGGAAAAGCGGCGGTGTGACGATAAAAGGAACCTGCTCCTTAGAGTTTTCACTTAACTCTACCCACGACTGAATTAAATAGGGAACACCATCCTGACTGTTACTCACAGGGAGTGAGGCTTCGTTTTCATTTTCATTATAAATTAAGCGCGTTCCGCCGACGGTTATGCTGGCCTGCCCCGGCAGGGAGAGCAAGCAAGCGCCGAATAATATAATCGTTCGAATAAGTTGACTCATCATACTTCCCCAACATTTCAGCAAGAGAC
The nucleotide sequence above comes from Pantoea nemavictus. Encoded proteins:
- a CDS encoding carbohydrate kinase family protein, with the translated sequence MEHKLTATLYVVGNINVDLIMGTLDSWPQRGTEVMLNHSELRPGGSAGNCALALEAMQVRHRAVANQGNDGLSAWLASHFPHSAAHWTRYSCETSLTVGVTHSDHERSFLSNLGHIVKLSAQDVLDQLPTTAADGDIVLLCGTFLCLHLYDEYPALLGELQQRGFITAVDTGWPPQGWSDEVRQQVMQWLPLCDWLLLNEVETRGLAAAENLTQSAQWLAQQLSGRGGCVVKCGPQGASCWQTERAVSQPARAVTVVDTIGAGDSFNAGFLTALLHQQDLNTALQWGIAVASLAISTLPRRYPDWHQLQLSQEC
- a CDS encoding carbohydrate ABC transporter permease; translation: MKLKLRHVGKYAAALLVAFSVLAPMGWLFLMSVSAASDLTRVPLEWLPRQWDFTRYGKLLSLEPGQPGVLFLHALGNSLLVATGATLICLLLAIPAAFSFSRYRGRDGWLFASLAIYMVPPVAFVLPLYFLLQQFDLLNTRPGLIIVYCSLILPFLTWMLKNQFDTLPQDIEQAARLDGLRVWQVLLRITLPLAKPVLGAAALFGWLLAWDEFFYALLFTSNIAAQTLPVTIAGFTAGRATDDGLIAAVGILASVPPLFIAIWLQKTLVSGLASGGSKG
- a CDS encoding carbohydrate ABC transporter permease, which encodes MLSLRQREQRQAWVLLAPMLLVMLLLTAWPLLRTIWLSFTDAALIGSGDAPGWIGLENYLFAITDEDFRSSLWRTLYFTVVSVAIEGVIGVLVALLLNQKFAGRNVLRVLVILPWALPTIVNAMMWRLNFNPDYGSINALLTQLGVIDGYRSWLGSPDSALNAVMFADIWKNYPLVTLLVLAALQSIPDDLFEAARLDGASAWRRFRAITFPAIVGPLSVALVLRTIDAFKIFDIIYVMTRGGPVDSTKTLSFYVYQESFSYLRAGSGAAYAMLMTLLCAVLITLYMLLLWRQRRKGSAHEA
- a CDS encoding extracellular solute-binding protein; the protein is MKIRFNPVIKGCFAAVLLASVGSAAAATTLNALFMTQAAYSENDIRAMTQEFQKAHPDVQVNLEFVPYEALHDKIVAARGAGGNGYDVVLFDAIWPAEFTKFDLLQDVSSRISADEKGQIFPGAMNTVQFKGKTLGMPWILDTKYLYYNKAMLEKAGITTPPQTWQQVMDDARIIKQKNIVKYPLVWSWSQAEALVCDYTTLVSGFGGKFYNNDKLDFSSPASLQAVKLMKSSLDEGLSNPASREYLEEDVRKAFSNGDAAFALNWTYMYNMANDPKQSKVAGQVGIVPAPGDAPGKFGAVNGSMGLGITKGSTHADQAWQYISYMTSQPVQNKYATLSLPIWKSSYQDPAVLKNQESLIAAADKSLNVMLSRPETADYSRLSNTLQQQLQQVLVGSATPDAALQAVDKSAARLR
- a CDS encoding fimbrial protein, whose protein sequence is MSNVFKISTAAMGSAISLNAFALCSANDVSINFDNNIVVQRDAPVGTVLATITTSNPMQCDPEGQVIGYDGSWFIQLSGSNADYGTSPLANVRATEVQGIGIRWKNFSSTTGTSEFVSRMNLNNASWRRGILQNGVSTFTDTFELIKTSTTPATGSIPALTLNMEYSTPVSNNITRLPLYKYIFSPMNISTASCQIEDKNLNINMGIALLPKFNGVGSTQNPVTFSIPLICSEQTAVNVTLDNVSPLADPANGVLGLNSSSTAKGLGIQLKYNDMPVQFGRLIKYGTTTSPGEVVHIPFKAAYYMTSANAQSGSVSATASFTMTYR
- a CDS encoding fimbria/pilus outer membrane usher protein, giving the protein MADALEKTHSTSGGIDLGRFERGEQLPGTYRVEIWLNENYIRTENISFVPVKGFGLAPELNRGVLESLGVRVKAFPELALLPAEVIITDPGAFIPDATTRLDFDKQRLDISIPQSALDARARGTVDPSLWNQGISALLVNYSINGSRNWSRDGETQEQLYTNLQSGINAGPWRLRNYSIATKNNGKQSFSSLNTTLSRDVQFLRGQFQLGETSTPGEVFDSVMFRGAQIFSDDTMLPESMRGFAPIIRGIARTNATVTVKQNGYTVYQTYVAPGSFEIRDLYPTSASGDLDIVVTEADGSVQHFVQPFSAVPVMLREGRVKYALSAGEYRTTKNGAQSPSFGLGTLAYGLSNNLTLYGGVLGASNYVSGVLGTGLSFGDIGSLSADITAADSQLVDEKNRRSRGQSYRVQYSKTVATTDTTVTLASYRYSTEGFYTFQEVNEFSSQRYNKRSRLQLNLSQSLQSWGNFYISAYQQDYWSKRGYERNVSTGFNTSISDINYSLGYTYSETPGKDRKDQIVAFSLQVPLSKWLPQSWGNYSVNMQKNGPETHQVGLSGTALADNNLSYLVQQGYTSSGGESRSSLSGTYKGGYGTVSAGYNHSRQNSQLNFGLQGGIVAHEHGVTFSQPLGDTVVLLEAQGASGVRVRNNPGVKTDWRGYAVVPYASAYQENRIALDTGSLGADVDVAESVVNVVPTRGAVVRATFNARTGGRALITLMYQNSPVPFGAMAKLDESDAMSIVGSDGEVYMSGLNDGDGLAVQWGAKTCRAKITLNTLPGKIQRTTAACR
- a CDS encoding fimbrial biogenesis chaperone produces the protein MSQLIRTIILFGACLLSLPGQASITVGGTRLIYNENENEASLPVSNSQDGVPYLIQSWVELSENSKEQVPFIVTPPLFRLDGGHENTLRVIYTGEKKLPENRESIFWLNVKSIPSMTRSDENRLLIAVKTRMKLFYRPANLSSEKAGEAWTQLKFEQRGERLVIINPTPFYVSLYSLKVGNRTIAQPPMISPFSSETMEGSGNQVAWKAINDFGGVTTEKRQMLK